GACCCGGGAGCCGTGGATGCGGCTGCGAAGATGGGTAGCCTAAGCATTCGCTTCGGTCTGGGCTGGGCAAAGTCCCACAGCTTCCACACAGGTCAGACTCCTGTCATGAAATACAACCGCCAGCTGATGCAAGCCATCATGTGGGACCGAATCAACATTGCCGAAGTGGTTGGCGTCCAAGTCATCAATCTGGACGAAGCGCCTCAAGGCTACGGAGAGTTCGATGCCGGGGTACCGAAGAAATTTGTCATCGACCCGCATCGTACTTTGAGTCGTTCTTGATCGCCCGCTCGTTCAAGAACAACAACACTCGGCAGGAGAATCAATATGTATCCCAAGAACGCGTGGTATGTCGCCTGTACGCCGGATGAAATTGCCGACAAACCTCTCGGACGGCAGATCTGCGGAGAAAAAATTGTTTTCTATCGTGGACATGAGCAGCGGGTTACTGCGGTGGAAGATTTTTGCCCGCACCGCGGTGCACCTCTGTCATTGGGCTATGTCGAGGATGGCAACCTCGTCTGCGGCTACCATGGCTTGGTCATGGGCGGCGATGGAAAAACCGTGTCCATGCCCGGACAACGAGTTCGCGGCTTCCCGTGCAACAAGGCTTACGCTGTCGTAGAGCGGTATGGGTTCATCTGGGTCTGGCCCGGCGACCAACACCTGGCTGATCCAGCGCTGATCCATCATCTGGAATGGGCGGTCAGTGATGAGTGGGCCTACGGCGGTGGCCTGTTTCACATCGCCTGCGATTACCGGTTAATGATCGACAATCTCATGGATCTGACCCATGAGACCTATGTTCATGCCTCCAGCATCGGTCAGAAGGAAATTGACGAAGTTCCGCCCGTCACCACGGTCCACGGCAACGACGTCGTTACCGCACGACATATGGAAAACATCATGCCGCCACCTTTCTGGCGCATGGCCTTGCGCGGCAACAACTTAGCCGACGATGTACCGGTCGATCGATGGCAAATTTGCCGTTTTACCCCTCCCAGCCATGTCCTGATTGAGGTTGGGGTCGCGCATGCCGGTAAAGGTGGGTATAACGCCCGCCCGGAATATAAAGCATCAAGTATCGTAGTCGATTTCATCACACCCGAGACAGAAACATCGATTTGGTATTTCTGGGGAATGGCACGAAACTTCAACCCACATGATCAAGCCTTGACGGAGACCATTCGCGAAGGCCAAGGCAAAATTTTCAGTGAAGATTTGGAAATGCTTGAACGTCAGCAACGTAATCTACTCGAATCCCCCCAACGTAATCTGCTCAAGTTGAACATCGATGCAGGAGGTGTTCAATCCCGACGGATACTTGAGCGTATGCTTAGCCAGGAGCAACGTCTCATTCTCATAGACTCCGAATAACGGCAGGGCAGCAGTCTCGTAATACGCAGTGGAAGCGTATAACTTCAAACAGCGAGCTCTTTAAGGTAATAGGCATATTTATTACCCA
The Pseudomonas poae DNA segment above includes these coding regions:
- a CDS encoding aromatic ring-hydroxylating dioxygenase subunit alpha, with protein sequence MYPKNAWYVACTPDEIADKPLGRQICGEKIVFYRGHEQRVTAVEDFCPHRGAPLSLGYVEDGNLVCGYHGLVMGGDGKTVSMPGQRVRGFPCNKAYAVVERYGFIWVWPGDQHLADPALIHHLEWAVSDEWAYGGGLFHIACDYRLMIDNLMDLTHETYVHASSIGQKEIDEVPPVTTVHGNDVVTARHMENIMPPPFWRMALRGNNLADDVPVDRWQICRFTPPSHVLIEVGVAHAGKGGYNARPEYKASSIVVDFITPETETSIWYFWGMARNFNPHDQALTETIREGQGKIFSEDLEMLERQQRNLLESPQRNLLKLNIDAGGVQSRRILERMLSQEQRLILIDSE